A part of Primulina eburnea isolate SZY01 chromosome 10, ASM2296580v1, whole genome shotgun sequence genomic DNA contains:
- the LOC140804069 gene encoding pentatricopeptide repeat-containing protein At4g02820, mitochondrial-like isoform X1, whose amino-acid sequence MLRLVRRVVPAARQFSTKTIATEAERQFRSRIITSATRSTKSTSAGGGRDTLGRRLFALVYAKRSAVITIQKWKEEGHVVRKYELNRIVRELRRLKRYKHALEVCEWMRMQDDMKLVPGDYAVHLDLITKIRGINSAEKFFEDLPDKMRDHTTCSALLHTYVQHKKSDKAEALMKKMSECGFLKYPLPYNHMMSLYISTEQFEKVRELTQELKKTTTPDVVTYNLLLTACASQNLMETAEKVFIELNKSKIEPDWLTYSTLSSIYIKNSLQEKAESSLKEMEKRISRKVRVAYASLISLHTCLKNKKDVLRIWKMLKSTYRKLNDVEYTCIISSLLKLEEVEEAEKLFNEWDSVSPTKDSRVPNLLLAAYINKDQMEKAEAFHKRMVQQDFVPGYTTWELLTRGYLKQREVKKVIDCFKKAVSSVKKWDPNEKLVREVCKNVEEFGDVEDAENLMDTLRIVGYINIDIYKSLLRTYKRVGKMPLIVAERIKKDNVKMDEETRRLVHETSQLCVGEIGSGL is encoded by the exons AATAATCACGTCGGCAACAAGGTCCACTAAATCGACTAGCGCCGGTGGAGGCCGGGACACGCTAGGACGGCGACTTTTCGCTCTGGTATACGCTAAGCGCAGTGCAGTTATCACTATTCAGAAATGGAAGGAGGAGGGGCACGTAGTACGCAAGTACGAGCTAAATCGCATTGTTCGGGAGCTTCGAAGGCTTAAGCGCTACAAACACGCTCTCGAG GTTTGTGAATGGATGAGGATGCAGGATGATATGAAGTTGGTGCCTGGGGACTATGCTGTCCACTTGGATTTGATTACGAAAATTCGGGGTATTAACAGCGCAGAAAAGTTTTTTGAAGATCTCCCTGACAAAATGAGAGACCACACGACTTGTAGTGCCCTCCTGCACACCTACGTTCAGCACAAGAAGTCTGATAAAGCCGAGGCTTTGATGAAAAAGATGTCGGAATGTGGTTTCTTAAAATACCCTCTTCCATATAATCACATGATGTCTCTATATATCTCCACGGAGCAGTTTGAAAAGGTTCGAGAATTGACTCAGGAGCTGAAAAAAACAACTACTCCTGATGTTGTTACGTATAATCTGTTGTTAACTGCATGTGCATCACAAAATTTAATGGAAACGGCCGAAAAGGTTTTTATCGAACTGAATAAATCCAAGATTGAACCAGATTGGTTAACATATAGCACATTGTCCAGCATCTACATCAAGaattcactacaagaaaaagcCGAGTCTTCGTTGAAGGAAATGGAGAAAAGGATCTCTAGAAAAGTTAGAGTTGCTTATGCGTCACTCATTAGTTTACATACCTgtctgaaaaataaaaaagatgtTCTCCGGATATGGAAAATGCTGAAATCCACCTACCGCAAGCTGAATGATGTTGAGTACACGTGCATTATTTCTTCCTTATTGAAACTTGAAGAAGTCGAGGAAGCTGAGAAGCTTTTCAATGAATGGGATTCTGTTTCTCCAACCAAAGATTCAAGGGTTCCCAATTTACTTCTTGCTGCTTATATCAATAAAGATCAGATGGAAAAGGCAGAGGCTTTCCACAAGCGAATGGTGCAGCAAGACTTTGTACCAGGTTATACCACTTGGGAGCTTCTGACTCGGGGTTACTTGAAACAAAGGGAGGTAAAAAAGGTTATCGATTGTTTCAAAAAAGCAGTTAGTAGTGTAAAAAAATGGGATCCAAATGAAAAACTAGTGCGAGAAGTTTGTAAAAATGTTGAAGAATTTGGCGATGTTGAAGATGCAGAAAACTTGATGGATACCCTTAGGATTGTTGGCTACATAAATATCGACATATACAAGTCTCTTCTTCGGACTTATAAAAGAGTTGGTAAAATGCCACTTATTGTGGCAGAAAGGATAAAGAAAGACAATGTAAAGATGGACGAGGAAACTAGGAGACTTGTACATGAAACAAGCCAATTGTGTGTTGGTGAAATTGGGAGTGGTCTTTAA
- the LOC140804069 gene encoding pentatricopeptide repeat-containing protein At4g02820, mitochondrial-like isoform X2 — MVCEWMRMQDDMKLVPGDYAVHLDLITKIRGINSAEKFFEDLPDKMRDHTTCSALLHTYVQHKKSDKAEALMKKMSECGFLKYPLPYNHMMSLYISTEQFEKVRELTQELKKTTTPDVVTYNLLLTACASQNLMETAEKVFIELNKSKIEPDWLTYSTLSSIYIKNSLQEKAESSLKEMEKRISRKVRVAYASLISLHTCLKNKKDVLRIWKMLKSTYRKLNDVEYTCIISSLLKLEEVEEAEKLFNEWDSVSPTKDSRVPNLLLAAYINKDQMEKAEAFHKRMVQQDFVPGYTTWELLTRGYLKQREVKKVIDCFKKAVSSVKKWDPNEKLVREVCKNVEEFGDVEDAENLMDTLRIVGYINIDIYKSLLRTYKRVGKMPLIVAERIKKDNVKMDEETRRLVHETSQLCVGEIGSGL, encoded by the exons ATG GTTTGTGAATGGATGAGGATGCAGGATGATATGAAGTTGGTGCCTGGGGACTATGCTGTCCACTTGGATTTGATTACGAAAATTCGGGGTATTAACAGCGCAGAAAAGTTTTTTGAAGATCTCCCTGACAAAATGAGAGACCACACGACTTGTAGTGCCCTCCTGCACACCTACGTTCAGCACAAGAAGTCTGATAAAGCCGAGGCTTTGATGAAAAAGATGTCGGAATGTGGTTTCTTAAAATACCCTCTTCCATATAATCACATGATGTCTCTATATATCTCCACGGAGCAGTTTGAAAAGGTTCGAGAATTGACTCAGGAGCTGAAAAAAACAACTACTCCTGATGTTGTTACGTATAATCTGTTGTTAACTGCATGTGCATCACAAAATTTAATGGAAACGGCCGAAAAGGTTTTTATCGAACTGAATAAATCCAAGATTGAACCAGATTGGTTAACATATAGCACATTGTCCAGCATCTACATCAAGaattcactacaagaaaaagcCGAGTCTTCGTTGAAGGAAATGGAGAAAAGGATCTCTAGAAAAGTTAGAGTTGCTTATGCGTCACTCATTAGTTTACATACCTgtctgaaaaataaaaaagatgtTCTCCGGATATGGAAAATGCTGAAATCCACCTACCGCAAGCTGAATGATGTTGAGTACACGTGCATTATTTCTTCCTTATTGAAACTTGAAGAAGTCGAGGAAGCTGAGAAGCTTTTCAATGAATGGGATTCTGTTTCTCCAACCAAAGATTCAAGGGTTCCCAATTTACTTCTTGCTGCTTATATCAATAAAGATCAGATGGAAAAGGCAGAGGCTTTCCACAAGCGAATGGTGCAGCAAGACTTTGTACCAGGTTATACCACTTGGGAGCTTCTGACTCGGGGTTACTTGAAACAAAGGGAGGTAAAAAAGGTTATCGATTGTTTCAAAAAAGCAGTTAGTAGTGTAAAAAAATGGGATCCAAATGAAAAACTAGTGCGAGAAGTTTGTAAAAATGTTGAAGAATTTGGCGATGTTGAAGATGCAGAAAACTTGATGGATACCCTTAGGATTGTTGGCTACATAAATATCGACATATACAAGTCTCTTCTTCGGACTTATAAAAGAGTTGGTAAAATGCCACTTATTGTGGCAGAAAGGATAAAGAAAGACAATGTAAAGATGGACGAGGAAACTAGGAGACTTGTACATGAAACAAGCCAATTGTGTGTTGGTGAAATTGGGAGTGGTCTTTAA